In Fibrobacter succinogenes, a single genomic region encodes these proteins:
- a CDS encoding FISUMP domain-containing protein: MIYLKNHFKFSTLTGLVFAMLLASCTADNGCEPVNATPPTSFELNQSSSSESPESSAELQQSSSSEVTQSSSSEVKISANSSSAQLSSSTLSSSATSSSSAPTTSSNSSSSIASISNTAIPVPYGCIDDNEMNPPYENYEDPECVVKQLTQFVVDSLVKQGLDYAQALNTAKLKLYSVFSIDTLLQTTLLHSASIGTALSLLIPVDDATFKTRTEFIEAFSKGETFDYEYRCRAYENVSTENLTKFNEQTSPWYQITNSYTYQDAMLILRNLWRYCGQLPVCNSQNAKLYKTYSCPSNTLVCKDKGRDYICSVGWTYSSWVVLTAMQTETHDKECTENNTRFPSDSFPKQYYICYEGNWYLSKDNQVGKLPQEYFFNDSIKYGSMEDPRDGKKYRTVVYENQVWMAENINYYDENDSLLEKHSLCSRKIGCNYGRFYDVDAAAKACPNGWHLPKDEDVFKWTEMPYDEATEYLPKLFARLTGERMASDEFGLSILSINNIDPYGWDQNGVTYGFFWLDSRKYIRISDTYSHIESQVDPRENGQLLPVRCIKD; encoded by the coding sequence ATGATTTACCTAAAGAACCATTTTAAGTTCAGCACGTTAACTGGGCTCGTTTTTGCGATGCTCCTTGCAAGCTGCACCGCGGACAACGGCTGCGAACCCGTCAATGCCACTCCCCCGACATCGTTCGAATTGAATCAAAGTTCATCTTCTGAATCGCCGGAATCATCCGCAGAGTTGCAGCAGTCTTCTTCATCTGAAGTAACACAGTCATCGTCATCTGAAGTAAAAATTTCCGCAAATTCATCTTCCGCACAATTGTCCAGTTCAACACTTTCATCTAGCGCCACATCATCTAGTTCTGCACCTACAACATCTAGCAATTCGAGCAGTTCTATAGCAAGCATTTCCAATACAGCGATTCCCGTGCCATACGGTTGCATCGACGACAACGAAATGAACCCTCCATACGAAAACTACGAAGACCCAGAATGTGTTGTCAAACAACTGACCCAATTCGTGGTGGACTCTCTTGTAAAGCAAGGTCTTGATTACGCTCAAGCGTTGAATACTGCAAAACTAAAACTTTATTCCGTTTTTTCCATCGACACACTTTTACAAACAACTTTATTACATTCAGCTTCAATCGGCACAGCATTATCCCTATTGATTCCTGTAGACGACGCCACATTCAAAACAAGAACCGAGTTTATCGAAGCGTTTTCAAAAGGTGAAACTTTTGATTACGAATACAGATGCCGTGCCTATGAAAACGTTTCAACTGAAAATTTGACAAAATTCAATGAACAAACATCTCCATGGTATCAAATAACAAACAGTTATACGTATCAAGATGCGATGCTGATTTTAAGAAATTTATGGAGATATTGCGGACAACTCCCCGTATGCAATTCCCAAAACGCAAAATTGTACAAAACATACAGTTGCCCATCCAACACCCTAGTATGCAAAGACAAAGGCAGGGATTATATCTGTTCCGTAGGCTGGACCTACAGTAGTTGGGTCGTTCTGACAGCCATGCAAACAGAAACACACGACAAAGAATGCACCGAAAACAACACGCGTTTCCCCAGCGATTCATTCCCCAAGCAGTACTACATTTGCTACGAAGGCAATTGGTATTTATCCAAAGACAACCAAGTCGGCAAACTGCCGCAAGAATACTTCTTCAACGATAGCATTAAATATGGCTCCATGGAAGATCCGCGAGACGGCAAAAAATACAGGACAGTCGTCTACGAGAATCAAGTCTGGATGGCAGAAAATATCAACTACTACGACGAAAACGATTCTCTTCTGGAAAAACACAGCTTATGCTCTCGAAAAATCGGCTGCAATTACGGACGTTTTTACGATGTGGACGCTGCCGCCAAAGCCTGCCCCAACGGTTGGCACTTGCCCAAAGATGAAGACGTCTTCAAATGGACCGAAATGCCATACGACGAAGCAACTGAATATTTACCGAAGCTATTTGCTCGTTTGACGGGTGAACGCATGGCTTCTGACGAGTTTGGACTGTCTATCTTATCGATAAATAACATTGATCCGTATGGTTGGGACCAAAACGGAGTAACTTATGGATTTTTCTGGCTCGATTCGAGAAAATATATCCGAATTTCGGACACCTACTCACACATCGAAAGCCAAGTTGATCCTCGAGAAAACGGCCAACTC
- a CDS encoding TIGR02147 family protein: MKPIVEYTDFRMFMRDFYEDRKLRSAFSWREFSKNAGFSSPSYMKVVCDGKSKLSKIGVERTGMAMGLTGFEMDYFRAMVKFGQAEKEEKKKAAYEEMLAIAKVYKVRTLEGELFQYYDTWRNSVIRELAPIMPGATPGEMAKMCYPEVSAQEVRDSLDFLTKAGLLKKEAGNFVQSETSVKGSTDATRLALRGMHRQMSKLATPALELPKEERNFSGVTMGLSRESFGKIGCVLDECRRQIIAIAAEEKNIEQVYRLNLQLFPLTKNVKENENEKV, from the coding sequence ATGAAGCCGATTGTTGAATATACCGATTTCCGCATGTTCATGCGAGACTTTTATGAAGATCGCAAGCTGCGCTCTGCGTTTTCTTGGCGAGAGTTCTCCAAGAACGCCGGGTTCAGTTCGCCTTCGTACATGAAGGTTGTTTGCGATGGCAAAAGCAAGCTGAGCAAAATCGGTGTGGAACGCACGGGCATGGCTATGGGACTTACGGGCTTCGAAATGGATTATTTCAGGGCGATGGTCAAGTTCGGCCAGGCCGAAAAGGAAGAAAAGAAAAAGGCCGCCTACGAAGAAATGCTCGCCATTGCGAAGGTCTATAAAGTCCGCACGCTCGAAGGGGAGTTGTTCCAGTATTATGATACGTGGCGTAACTCGGTGATAAGGGAGCTTGCTCCGATTATGCCGGGTGCGACTCCGGGCGAAATGGCGAAAATGTGCTATCCGGAAGTTTCTGCGCAAGAAGTTCGCGATTCTCTTGATTTCCTCACGAAAGCGGGCCTGCTAAAGAAGGAGGCGGGCAACTTTGTGCAATCGGAAACTTCGGTGAAAGGCTCGACGGATGCAACGAGGCTTGCCTTGCGCGGAATGCACCGCCAAATGTCTAAATTGGCGACTCCTGCCTTGGAACTCCCGAAAGAAGAACGTAATTTTAGTGGAGTGACCATGGGACTTTCGCGCGAATCGTTCGGCAAAATTGGGTGCGTGCTGGATGAATGCCGCCGTCAGATTATTGCTATTGCTGCTGAAGAAAAGAATATTGAACAGGTTTATAGACTTAATTTGCAATTGTTCCCGTTGACCAAGAATGTTAAGGAGAACGAAAATGAAAAAGTATAG